One window of Mangrovibacterium diazotrophicum genomic DNA carries:
- a CDS encoding DUF6371 domain-containing protein: MQYYRYILDKSSRKFICPDCGKKRFVRYVDIETGNYLPEKYGRCDKGDGHHFLDPYSDGYAQECSRSDNKDDWKPPKPKPASTIPVYFDFETFKKTLKGYEQNTFIQNLMGRIAYPFDVDEMTKVVELYRLGTITKGYRAGAVTFPFIDITGNVRAIQVKQFDESNHTTGTDFLHSIIEKDCIRNNQPLPDWLKAYKAQEKRISCLFGEHLLGHKASGPVALVEAPKTAIYGALYFPKITWLAVYNKSSFSIDKLKVLAGRSVYVFPDLSRDGSTFAEWQAKAEQYQEQLPGTRFIFSDLLEKFAPKQDKENGNDIADYLIQQDWKEYRECDFCEKSEAPKTTFSPTPEQVYQAFSVAICEGCPPTAFCVPEFCPKAAEFLPETTKSKI, translated from the coding sequence ATGCAGTATTATAGATATATACTTGATAAAAGTAGTCGGAAGTTTATCTGTCCGGATTGTGGAAAGAAACGGTTTGTGAGATACGTTGATATTGAAACCGGGAACTATCTACCCGAAAAATATGGTAGGTGTGACAAAGGTGATGGTCACCATTTCCTCGATCCTTATTCAGATGGCTATGCCCAGGAATGTAGTCGATCAGACAACAAGGACGATTGGAAGCCACCAAAACCGAAGCCTGCCTCAACCATCCCAGTTTACTTTGATTTTGAAACCTTCAAAAAAACACTGAAGGGATACGAGCAAAACACGTTCATTCAAAATCTCATGGGGCGTATTGCTTATCCGTTTGATGTTGATGAAATGACAAAGGTGGTTGAATTATATCGACTAGGAACTATTACTAAAGGATATAGAGCAGGAGCCGTTACGTTCCCCTTTATTGATATCACAGGTAATGTTCGAGCGATCCAGGTTAAACAATTCGATGAATCTAATCACACCACTGGAACCGACTTTTTACATTCAATTATTGAAAAAGATTGCATCAGGAACAATCAGCCATTACCGGATTGGCTGAAGGCCTACAAAGCCCAAGAAAAGCGTATTTCATGCCTGTTTGGGGAACATCTACTAGGCCACAAGGCATCTGGTCCGGTAGCGTTGGTTGAAGCCCCCAAAACGGCTATTTATGGTGCGTTATATTTCCCGAAAATTACTTGGCTGGCGGTATACAATAAAAGCAGCTTCTCGATTGATAAATTAAAAGTATTGGCTGGCCGTAGCGTGTATGTCTTTCCCGATCTATCCAGAGATGGCAGCACCTTTGCAGAATGGCAAGCCAAGGCCGAGCAGTACCAAGAGCAGTTACCTGGCACCCGGTTTATATTTTCTGATTTACTTGAAAAGTTCGCCCCTAAGCAGGACAAGGAAAACGGAAACGATATTGCGGATTATCTAATTCAACAGGATTGGAAGGAATATCGGGAATGTGATTTTTGTGAAAAAAGTGAAGCGCCAAAAACAACTTTTTCCCCCACCCCTGAGCAAGTATACCAAGCCTTTTCAGTTGCTATTTGTGAAGGATGCCCGCCAACAGCGTTTTGCGTGCCTGAGTTTTGCCCGAAGGCAGCAGAGTTTCTACCCGAAACGACAAAATCAAAGATTTAA
- a CDS encoding AAA family ATPase — protein MKLKPNFGNLTDPSLIKDHFEELECKAESGVEKIGLFAVKSANNWIEQAKHTPIPLMLFGEFWHQNEVCILFADTNLGKSILAVQIANSISRGSQIPGFKLEAPSQKVSYFDFELSAKQFEARYSIKNEALQIFEQHYTFSPNLIRIEIDPEAEMPNEQTFEDYLFESLEQSIIHSGAKVLIIDNITYLKTATETAKDALPLMKQLIALKNKYKISILALAHTPKRDLSKPITRNDLQGSKMLINFVDSCFAIGESHIDKNLRYLKQIKARNTEIVYDTENVAVCQIQKQCNFLQFEFIDFGAERKHLREITEKDRSTLIEKAKELSQQGKTQRDIASELGLSVGAVNKYLKK, from the coding sequence ATGAAACTAAAACCAAATTTCGGCAATTTAACTGATCCTTCGTTAATTAAGGACCATTTCGAAGAATTAGAATGCAAGGCGGAATCAGGCGTCGAGAAAATCGGATTATTTGCAGTAAAATCCGCCAATAATTGGATTGAGCAGGCAAAACATACACCTATCCCGTTGATGTTATTCGGGGAGTTTTGGCACCAAAACGAAGTGTGTATTTTATTTGCTGACACTAACTTAGGAAAATCAATTTTAGCTGTTCAAATTGCCAACAGTATTAGCAGAGGTAGTCAGATTCCTGGATTTAAACTTGAAGCACCCAGCCAAAAGGTGTCATACTTTGACTTTGAGTTGTCTGCTAAACAATTTGAGGCTAGGTATTCAATCAAAAACGAAGCTCTTCAAATTTTCGAACAGCACTACACTTTCAGCCCAAACCTGATTCGGATTGAGATCGACCCGGAAGCAGAAATGCCTAATGAGCAAACCTTTGAAGATTATCTGTTTGAATCATTGGAGCAAAGTATAATTCACTCAGGAGCAAAGGTTTTGATTATTGACAATATCACATACCTAAAGACCGCTACCGAAACGGCCAAAGATGCTTTGCCTTTGATGAAACAACTAATCGCACTAAAGAACAAGTATAAAATTTCAATATTGGCACTGGCACACACGCCGAAACGAGATTTATCAAAACCTATTACCAGGAATGATTTACAGGGTAGTAAGATGCTGATAAATTTTGTTGATAGCTGCTTTGCTATTGGAGAGAGTCACATAGATAAGAATTTGCGATACCTGAAACAGATTAAGGCCCGGAACACTGAGATAGTCTACGACACGGAAAATGTTGCTGTTTGTCAGATTCAAAAGCAGTGCAACTTCCTTCAGTTTGAATTTATCGACTTCGGAGCCGAGCGGAAGCACCTTCGAGAAATAACGGAAAAAGATCGTTCAACTCTAATTGAAAAGGCTAAGGAGCTTAGCCAGCAAGGTAAAACGCAAAGAGATATTGCGAGTGAACTTGGTCTTTCGGTTGGTGCCGTGAATAAGTATTTAAAAAAATAA
- a CDS encoding sensor histidine kinase: protein MNIPSHYLNKSKEDLLTELESLLNEKEQALKELKIIHQISALIENPEYSFNEIISQAITIIHDNWLLSRLQSVKVIIGDQEYTSPNFEVTPWKLTEVISAEYNEIGDLQLFCSEEPSLIGTDTLQHSKELLHLIAVKLGEAAAKNSLQKKFNITFHQSPVAVCILDIDAGFQFLDANETLIEESGYKREELINKKLSDLGILKNPDVIDDLKESFHSKELIQGYPIQINSIENEIKYLIMNARKLSINSQNIAVASFIDITEILSLKASEKASNEFNRLLIDSIPLGLEIVNQDGKILFANKVLKNMFGEDLVGKTCWYSYRNNSQPCDTCPVKKTIQIGETFSSETNELIGNRTLQVNHTGFRYKGKPALLKIFIDITERRKTEQELRDANEKLHVIFDNVDDAYLQTDNNATITYVNPAAPAMFGYSSVQEMMGLQADLLYGKPSDALDVRNIMAQGEHIHDETYLAKRKDGSVFWVSMNARYIYDENGNIKGRQGFIRDISQRQEFEQQLIEAKETAERNEQKLREAQELAKIGSWDWDKQTNTINWSPELYHLLKLNPNLPPPGIYQSESIYTPDSLEKLSAAFQECLATEKPYAITLEMVKADGKHFFVKTQGRIVKSETGEVIGLQGTVQDIDRRRRLEIELTKAKNKAEANEKKLEEAQDIARIGSWEWSLTTNTTQWSPALFHLLGMEPNSSLPTYDESFAFISPESRTKVEKAVSECLQNGEPFILEFEMIRADGSFLTMLSRGRPTFDATGVVIGLQGTVQDITAQKALESDLIRAKDIAEANAKELNEAQKLAGIGSWQWIAGTDTVTWSESFFTLVGLDPSLPAPSYAELPKFHTEESFSRLNVVVEHSMKTGEPFELELEMIKKDRSTTLVWSKGNALRDENGRIIGLYGTVLDINAQKKLEADLIKAKEKAEESNRLKTAFLLNMSHEIRTPMNGILGFMGLLDEPDLDAETRSEFISIINQSGERLMTTINDLLEISKIEIGDLNLHFAEVDLREVMKFKYDFFKIQTANKGIHLKLGQQITGESAQIISDRNKLGGIMINLIRNAFKFTDNGEIEFGNYLKDDKLWFYVTDTGIGIPQDKIDVIFDRFVQADLGLSREYEGSGIGLSIAKAYVEALGGEIEVKSEVDKGSTFSFWIPYSPVSKPL from the coding sequence ATGAATATTCCTTCTCATTATCTAAATAAATCCAAAGAAGATCTACTCACTGAATTAGAGAGTCTTTTAAATGAAAAAGAACAGGCACTAAAGGAGTTAAAAATAATTCACCAAATAAGCGCGTTGATTGAAAACCCGGAGTATTCCTTTAATGAAATAATTAGTCAAGCGATTACAATTATTCATGATAATTGGCTCCTATCGCGCCTGCAAAGCGTGAAAGTTATAATAGGTGATCAGGAATACACCAGCCCTAACTTCGAAGTTACTCCATGGAAATTGACTGAAGTTATCAGCGCCGAATACAACGAAATCGGAGATCTTCAATTATTTTGCAGCGAAGAACCTTCTCTTATCGGTACTGACACCTTACAACACAGCAAAGAATTACTACACTTAATAGCTGTAAAATTAGGGGAAGCAGCGGCAAAGAATTCGCTGCAGAAGAAGTTTAACATCACTTTCCACCAAAGTCCTGTTGCTGTTTGCATTTTGGACATTGATGCAGGTTTTCAATTTTTGGATGCCAACGAAACTCTAATCGAAGAGTCGGGATACAAACGAGAAGAACTGATCAACAAGAAACTTTCGGACTTAGGGATTTTAAAAAATCCTGATGTTATTGACGATCTTAAGGAATCCTTTCACTCTAAAGAATTGATTCAGGGATATCCTATTCAGATTAATTCGATAGAGAACGAGATCAAATATCTGATAATGAATGCCCGGAAACTGAGCATTAATTCGCAAAACATAGCCGTCGCTTCTTTCATTGATATCACTGAAATCTTATCTCTCAAAGCTTCTGAAAAAGCGAGCAACGAGTTTAACCGCCTTCTGATCGATTCGATACCACTAGGCCTGGAAATCGTCAACCAGGACGGGAAAATCCTGTTCGCAAACAAAGTACTAAAAAACATGTTTGGTGAAGATCTTGTCGGTAAAACGTGTTGGTATTCTTACCGCAACAACAGCCAGCCATGCGATACCTGTCCGGTAAAAAAAACAATTCAAATTGGAGAGACTTTTTCCTCTGAAACCAATGAGCTTATCGGAAATAGAACTCTTCAAGTTAACCACACTGGATTCCGGTACAAAGGGAAACCGGCTTTGTTAAAAATCTTTATTGATATCACGGAACGTAGAAAAACCGAACAGGAACTCAGGGATGCTAATGAAAAGCTGCACGTAATATTTGATAACGTTGATGATGCCTACCTTCAAACTGATAACAATGCGACCATAACCTATGTGAACCCGGCAGCTCCGGCCATGTTTGGCTATTCTTCAGTCCAGGAGATGATGGGACTACAAGCGGATCTACTTTATGGAAAACCGTCCGACGCTCTGGATGTAAGAAATATAATGGCTCAAGGTGAGCATATCCACGATGAAACTTACCTGGCCAAGCGTAAAGATGGCTCCGTTTTCTGGGTCTCGATGAACGCTCGGTATATTTATGATGAAAACGGGAATATCAAAGGAAGGCAGGGATTTATTCGTGACATCTCTCAACGACAGGAATTTGAACAACAATTGATTGAAGCCAAAGAAACGGCAGAGCGAAACGAACAAAAACTACGAGAAGCGCAGGAGCTTGCTAAAATTGGAAGTTGGGACTGGGATAAACAAACTAATACCATAAATTGGTCACCGGAACTATATCATCTTTTAAAGCTAAACCCGAACCTCCCACCTCCAGGAATATATCAATCAGAAAGCATTTACACTCCGGATAGCCTGGAAAAGCTATCCGCTGCATTCCAGGAATGTCTTGCCACTGAAAAACCCTATGCAATTACACTGGAAATGGTAAAAGCGGACGGAAAACACTTTTTCGTAAAAACACAAGGACGTATTGTTAAAAGCGAAACAGGAGAAGTGATCGGTCTTCAAGGGACCGTGCAAGACATCGATAGACGAAGACGATTGGAAATTGAATTAACCAAAGCGAAGAATAAAGCTGAAGCTAATGAAAAAAAATTGGAAGAGGCCCAGGACATCGCCCGCATCGGGAGTTGGGAATGGTCGCTTACAACCAATACAACACAATGGTCACCGGCATTATTTCACCTTCTGGGAATGGAGCCGAACTCCTCTCTACCAACCTATGATGAATCTTTTGCTTTTATTTCCCCTGAATCCAGGACTAAAGTTGAAAAAGCGGTCTCGGAGTGCTTACAAAACGGCGAGCCATTCATTCTGGAATTTGAGATGATTCGAGCCGATGGTAGCTTTTTGACCATGTTATCCAGAGGGCGCCCAACGTTTGATGCGACCGGAGTCGTTATTGGTCTACAGGGAACGGTGCAGGATATTACCGCACAGAAAGCATTGGAATCCGATTTAATTCGGGCGAAGGATATCGCTGAAGCAAATGCAAAGGAACTTAACGAAGCACAGAAACTGGCAGGAATCGGAAGTTGGCAATGGATTGCGGGAACAGACACTGTCACTTGGTCCGAAAGCTTTTTCACTTTAGTCGGATTGGATCCCAGCCTTCCGGCTCCATCTTATGCAGAATTACCTAAATTCCACACAGAGGAAAGTTTTAGCCGTTTAAACGTCGTTGTTGAACATTCCATGAAAACAGGCGAACCGTTCGAACTGGAACTCGAAATGATAAAAAAAGACAGAAGTACCACACTCGTCTGGTCAAAAGGCAATGCCTTAAGAGATGAAAATGGTCGGATCATCGGACTATATGGAACTGTATTGGACATCAACGCCCAGAAGAAACTGGAAGCCGATTTAATTAAAGCTAAAGAAAAAGCAGAAGAAAGTAACCGGTTAAAAACAGCCTTTTTACTAAATATGTCGCATGAAATCCGGACTCCGATGAACGGTATCCTTGGATTTATGGGTCTACTGGATGAACCCGATCTTGATGCAGAAACTCGTTCTGAATTCATTAGCATCATTAATCAGAGTGGTGAACGACTAATGACGACTATCAATGACCTTTTGGAAATCTCAAAAATTGAAATTGGCGATTTAAACCTGCATTTTGCAGAAGTCGATCTTCGAGAAGTAATGAAATTTAAATACGATTTTTTCAAAATTCAAACAGCCAACAAAGGAATACATTTAAAGCTGGGACAACAAATTACCGGGGAAAGTGCCCAAATTATCTCCGACCGAAATAAATTGGGAGGTATAATGATAAACCTGATCCGGAATGCCTTCAAGTTCACAGACAACGGAGAAATTGAGTTCGGCAACTATCTTAAAGATGACAAACTTTGGTTCTATGTCACCGATACTGGAATTGGTATACCTCAGGATAAAATAGATGTGATTTTCGATCGTTTCGTGCAGGCGGACCTTGGTCTGAGCAGGGAATACGAAGGTTCCGGAATTGGGCTGTCAATTGCCAAAGCATACGTAGAAGCGCTAGGAGGTGAAATTGAAGTGAAATCAGAAGTAGATAAAGGAAGTACCTTTTCCTTTTGGATTCCCTATTCTCCTGTGTCCAAACCTTTGTGA
- a CDS encoding Arm DNA-binding domain-containing protein: MKASISVVLYKSKTLANGENPLMIQVSKDGKRRYQSLGVSLKKE, encoded by the coding sequence ATGAAAGCATCTATTTCTGTAGTCCTTTACAAGTCTAAAACCCTTGCTAACGGGGAAAATCCGCTAATGATTCAGGTCTCCAAAGATGGTAAGAGAAGGTATCAGAGCTTGGGAGTATCCTTAAAAAAGGAGTAA
- a CDS encoding helix-turn-helix domain-containing protein encodes MERLENIESLLLAHQGTLTLTQAAEFTGLSKSTLYKLTASANIPHYKCGKIIYFDREELEAWMKRNPVKMSEETDAEASKYVTLNNGGNKAWK; translated from the coding sequence ATGGAGCGATTGGAAAACATCGAATCACTCCTCTTGGCACACCAAGGTACGCTGACCTTAACACAGGCGGCAGAGTTTACCGGGCTTTCAAAAAGCACCCTGTACAAACTAACCGCGTCAGCTAATATTCCGCACTACAAGTGCGGGAAGATCATCTATTTTGATCGGGAAGAGCTGGAAGCGTGGATGAAAAGAAACCCAGTAAAAATGAGTGAAGAAACTGATGCTGAAGCGTCAAAGTATGTAACGCTTAACAATGGAGGAAATAAGGCATGGAAATAG
- a CDS encoding site-specific integrase — protein sequence MGAKPDQPKHTLNYTPGPGMNIRLRGKKLANGKISLYLDYYKGYSRNKEGKLLTKRYTEYLKIYLLSSPKSQEDRRINKENLDLAQKIRTKRESDLNHNSEGFISPQKKKVNFLDFCEQYKKTYTKGDPRMIHSAIEAFKGFISDDFISASSIDKSVMEKFRDHLLSNYNGETPNSYFKRFKKVLNAAVQEGLLSKSPAEGIRCAKPDGIPKAILMPEEIIKLAKTQCGNPEVKRAFLFSLNTGLRFIDIKDLRYKHIQNAQVVKPQTKTGKTVYIDLNSTALKLIGKIEAPEALIFDLPSLDSCLRTIKTWTKRASIEKNITWHSARHSFATILLMNNANIKTVSGLLGHSKLDHTQKYTHLVDELKKKAVDSLPDINL from the coding sequence ATGGGAGCTAAACCAGACCAACCAAAGCACACACTAAACTATACGCCCGGCCCTGGAATGAACATTAGGCTCCGGGGAAAGAAGCTAGCCAATGGCAAGATATCACTTTACCTTGATTATTACAAAGGTTATTCCCGGAATAAGGAAGGCAAACTTCTCACCAAAAGATACACCGAGTACCTAAAAATATACCTCCTGAGCTCTCCCAAGAGTCAGGAAGATCGCAGGATCAACAAGGAGAACCTCGATCTTGCTCAAAAAATAAGGACAAAAAGGGAAAGCGACCTCAACCACAACTCGGAAGGGTTTATTTCACCACAAAAGAAAAAGGTAAATTTCCTGGACTTCTGCGAGCAGTATAAGAAAACCTATACCAAAGGTGATCCCCGCATGATACACTCGGCTATCGAAGCCTTCAAAGGCTTCATCTCCGACGACTTTATATCAGCTTCATCTATTGATAAAAGTGTCATGGAAAAATTCAGAGACCACCTTCTTTCAAATTACAATGGAGAAACCCCCAATTCTTATTTTAAACGATTTAAAAAAGTTCTGAATGCAGCAGTTCAAGAGGGACTCCTTTCTAAATCACCAGCAGAAGGTATACGATGTGCCAAGCCGGATGGCATACCCAAAGCTATTTTGATGCCCGAGGAAATAATTAAGCTAGCAAAAACACAATGTGGAAACCCTGAAGTAAAAAGAGCATTCTTGTTTAGCTTAAATACTGGGCTGCGTTTTATAGACATCAAAGATCTGAGGTACAAACACATTCAGAATGCCCAGGTTGTAAAACCTCAAACCAAGACTGGTAAAACCGTCTATATAGATCTAAATTCTACGGCTCTGAAACTTATAGGTAAAATAGAAGCACCAGAAGCCCTGATATTTGACCTACCGAGCCTTGATAGTTGCCTGAGAACAATTAAAACCTGGACAAAGCGAGCTAGCATTGAAAAAAATATTACCTGGCATTCAGCGCGTCACAGCTTTGCAACGATACTACTAATGAATAACGCCAATATCAAAACGGTCAGCGGACTCCTTGGGCACTCGAAGCTTGACCACACACAAAAATACACCCACCTTGTCGACGAATTAAAGAAAAAGGCAGTCGACAGCCTGCCAGACATCAACTTATAA
- a CDS encoding AraC family transcriptional regulator — protein MPETPIQKYHLHKNEPEKLQFEVYPLKEFLIENAAHTQKPHVHSYYQIIWFKDGMGQHRVDFETYKVKANSLFFISKGQIHHFDENYPDGFIIHFNASFIDYSETFTEVFMKHNIFHSFEKEPLFKIKEKDRDILLNIVLQMQEEVKNPNQFGHREYMKVLLHLFLILTQRLGVREKSGELSMNNPSHILLVRFQKLLEESFFEIHTVFEYAALLNVSAKTLTNCTRENLQQTPLEIINERITLEAKRLLTYSDKNVSEIAYQLGFSDASNFVKFFKRNTQIAPRDFRKAVS, from the coding sequence ATGCCTGAAACACCTATCCAAAAGTATCACTTACATAAAAACGAGCCTGAAAAACTACAGTTCGAAGTCTATCCGTTAAAGGAGTTTTTGATTGAAAACGCAGCACATACTCAGAAACCACATGTGCATAGCTATTATCAAATCATATGGTTTAAAGACGGAATGGGGCAGCATCGTGTTGATTTTGAAACATACAAAGTGAAGGCTAATTCCTTGTTTTTTATTTCGAAGGGGCAAATTCACCATTTTGATGAGAATTATCCGGATGGCTTCATCATTCATTTTAACGCTTCGTTTATTGATTATAGTGAGACCTTTACGGAAGTGTTTATGAAGCATAATATCTTTCACTCCTTTGAAAAAGAACCCCTATTTAAGATAAAAGAGAAAGACCGGGACATATTACTAAATATCGTATTACAGATGCAGGAGGAGGTGAAAAATCCAAACCAGTTTGGGCATAGAGAATACATGAAAGTACTTCTCCATTTGTTTCTTATTCTCACACAACGTCTGGGCGTTAGAGAAAAGAGTGGAGAACTTTCGATGAATAACCCTTCTCACATTTTATTGGTACGATTTCAAAAGCTGCTGGAAGAAAGCTTCTTTGAAATACATACTGTCTTTGAATATGCAGCTCTGCTAAACGTTTCCGCAAAAACCCTGACTAATTGTACACGTGAGAATTTACAACAAACACCTCTAGAGATCATTAATGAACGTATCACCTTAGAAGCAAAACGACTTTTAACATATTCTGATAAGAATGTAAGTGAAATTGCTTACCAGTTAGGATTTTCTGATGCTTCTAATTTTGTCAAATTCTTTAAGCGAAATACCCAAATAGCTCCAAGGGATTTTCGAAAAGCTGTTTCCTGA
- a CDS encoding O-acetylhomoserine aminocarboxypropyltransferase/cysteine synthase family protein has protein sequence MKDETLCLHAGYSPQNSEPRVTPIVQSTTYVYDSIEEVGEVFDDPTKSIIYSRFANPTVMAVERKIAELEGGIAAMCTSSGQAALLIAILNLCKAGDSLISPIQIYGGATNLFSTTLKKQGIECIFVDVDADEATLHKAFKSNTKAVFGESLSNPSLTVLDIEKFAKVAHSHNVPLVIDNTFATPVLCKPIKFGADIVVHSTSKYMDGHAVQIGGVIVDSGKFDWTNGNFPEMTEPDESYHGVSYTEIYGASAYIIKARMQLMRDYGVYPAAHSAFLLNLGLETLSIRMERYCYNAMKVAEFLNASDKILSVTYPGLSTDKYYDLSRRYLKGNSGVISFELKGGKQNAMTFINALKLASIEVHVADIRTSVLHPASTTHRQLSAEQLKDAGISEALVRISVGLEHIDDILADIRNALTQV, from the coding sequence ATGAAAGATGAAACACTATGCCTCCACGCAGGCTATTCGCCCCAAAACAGTGAACCCCGAGTTACACCAATAGTGCAAAGTACCACCTATGTTTATGACAGTATTGAAGAAGTAGGTGAAGTTTTTGATGATCCTACAAAGAGTATCATCTATTCCCGTTTTGCCAATCCAACAGTGATGGCCGTTGAACGTAAAATTGCGGAGTTGGAAGGTGGTATTGCTGCAATGTGCACATCATCCGGTCAGGCGGCACTACTTATTGCAATTCTAAATCTATGTAAAGCGGGCGATAGTTTGATTAGCCCGATTCAAATATATGGCGGTGCAACAAACCTTTTTTCGACTACCTTAAAGAAACAGGGCATAGAATGTATATTCGTAGATGTTGATGCTGATGAGGCCACTTTGCACAAAGCTTTTAAATCCAATACAAAGGCAGTATTTGGTGAATCGCTTTCCAATCCGTCACTAACCGTTTTGGATATCGAAAAATTCGCCAAAGTGGCGCATAGCCATAACGTACCATTGGTAATTGACAACACATTTGCAACTCCTGTTTTATGTAAGCCGATTAAGTTTGGAGCTGACATAGTTGTCCATTCGACTTCTAAGTACATGGATGGACATGCCGTCCAAATTGGTGGCGTTATCGTAGATAGCGGAAAGTTTGATTGGACGAATGGTAATTTTCCGGAAATGACCGAACCTGATGAATCATATCACGGCGTTTCTTATACCGAAATATATGGGGCAAGCGCCTATATTATCAAAGCCAGAATGCAATTAATGAGAGACTATGGTGTATATCCGGCTGCACATTCCGCTTTTTTACTCAATCTGGGCTTAGAAACGCTTTCTATAAGAATGGAGCGCTACTGTTATAACGCGATGAAGGTGGCAGAATTTTTGAATGCTTCAGACAAGATATTGTCTGTAACTTACCCAGGTTTATCTACCGATAAATACTACGATTTATCCCGAAGATATCTCAAAGGAAATAGTGGCGTTATTTCTTTTGAACTGAAAGGTGGTAAACAAAATGCTATGACATTCATAAATGCTTTGAAACTTGCATCCATTGAAGTGCATGTTGCCGATATCAGAACTTCCGTTTTACACCCGGCTTCGACAACGCATCGTCAACTAAGTGCAGAACAACTTAAGGACGCAGGTATCAGCGAGGCTTTGGTGCGTATTTCTGTCGGTCTGGAACATATCGATGATATTCTTGCAGATATTCGAAATGCCTTGACTCAAGTTTAG